The sequence gatacaagggttagagatctgagtggaaggagacattatattacgctgcaaccactgtaaggttcctgaaactttatgtgtttatttcatatcgttttagaagttcatgtttaggatgttaataacatacttgttagtaaatctagatcctggtaaaataattcaaacataacAATCAAAAGAGAATTCAATGtagagaatgtgaaggttttggacATATTCAATCCGAATGTGCAAATAcactgaaaaagaataagaaaagtttcaatgtcacatgGAGTGACGATGAAACTaatagtgatgaagatatttCTAAAAATGTTGCACTTACCTCAGTTTCTTCTACGTTTGTTTGTGATTCACTGGTGAAAAAAagattggtatgtttgaatgataccattgaaaaagaaaattttgatTCTGATGAATCTAAAATCTGTGAGGAGTCACTGACTAAGTCTTACAAGGTTATGTATGAAAAGTGGATACAAGTTACTTCTGAAAATAGATTattgttaaaaataaataagcaattgtctcatcaaaatgAATCTCTTGAAttgaaaattaaagaatatgaGACCTGATTTGTGTTTAAAAGAtgagaaaattattttattaaagaagaaacttgaaaatttcaacaaaaatattcaaatgcttaaccctggatcttctatttttgaggaAGTTCGGAATGCAGGTTAAAGAGGCTTTGCTGGTCTTGGATCAATTGGTACTGAAAGttctggattttttttttttaaatctagtgttccatcGAATTTACCTGCTACTGCAAATTTAAGATTTGCTGCTACTAAAATATCTTTTGCGGAAGCAAAGTCTCCAGTAAGTTAAAAAAGGATAAGATCTCAGGTAAGAATATTTGTTCcaatttgtcatttttgtggtattaAGGggcatattcaacataaatgtTTCACCATGCAAAATTTGTACAAAACAAATTATTTgggtaatttaaaattttttcaacAGAAACATAGTGCTTTGAAACAAAAAtagattgaaaaagaaaaatgtctagctggtttttttGATAAAAGTGTTGCtcctcaaatgtggtattttgacagtggttgttctGGACATATCACAGGTGACAAGAATTTTTTAGTGAATATCAGACCAATGCAATGTGGTGAGGTCACGTTTGGTAATGGTTTAAGAAGAAATAtcattggtatgggaactctcaattttgaagggttaccaagGTTGAAAAATGTTATGCTTATTGAGGGACTAAAAGTTAATTTACTTAACATTCGTCAGATTTGTTATCAAGGGTATACCGTCAATTTTTACAATGATCATTGCTTTTCTCTTAACAGTAATAAACAATGCATTTTTAACACTTTACTTTGTCTCTACAAGGTTAGAGCTTTTCTCTCTTCACACTTTTTCCCTCTAAATGAAGCtaaacttagtcatttttcctgaGTCTCTTGTCATGAAAGTCATGCAATTAGCTTTTCATGACAATAAAAGCTCTAAGTAGACGTAGCTCCATTACTTGCGCGATAAGGGGAGTGAACTATTATAATTGTGGTGTTCTCTTTCTGACCCACAAGGTTTTCTGACAAGGTTTTCGAGTAGCTATTATGAACATTCTAGGGGAGTGCtgtaaaatattattgttaACCTCGAAAATTAGAGCTGTTAATCTCTAAGGTTAGTTAACTAATCGCGGAGGAATTAATAAAAGTGCATTCAATTAGCTTACCTACTCGGTATGTATTTTGCAACGTCGCCATCGATACTCGTAATTCCTGGGATGCACCTGTGCGATTCGATGATTGGTCCCGTGGTGATCCAACAACGAAAGCACAGGCGTAAGAAGGAGAGGTTTACATGTGTGGATGAGCTTCGTGTGCATGGGTGTGCGAGGGTGTGTTGGTGCAAGTAGGGGGCTCGCATACGAGCCCATGGGGGGCTCACATACGAACCGTGGGTGTGTGTGAGTGTTGTGCTGCGTGTGTGTGTATTAGTGCGAGTGTATGAAGGCTCACATACAAGTCGTGTGTGTGGGGAAGGGgtgttgtgtgtgtgtgtgttggtGTGAGTGTATGGGGGCTCGCATGTGAGGCGTGTGTGTGTGGGGGGAAGGGGTGTCGTGTGTATGTGAGGAGTGTATGGGAGCTCGCATGCGAGCCCATGGGGGGTCGCATGCGAGCCGTGTGTGCATATGTTGGGTGTTGGGGGCTCGCAGGCGAGCCCATGGGGGGTCTTGCATGCGACCCCATGGGGGGTGTCTGATAACTCTAGAAATTCgagttatttttcacattttttttactaaaaattggtttagttcttaagtttttaattaatttagtaagtttttaattatttttgaatttattagctttattgtaattttatatgtttttgtgtgtttttataattattttattataatatgttatgtagtatttatttttaattttattttagttttctaattaattttatgtatttttaggtaTATTTGGTAGAAAAAGATTGGgattaaattgaagaaatattGGAGAAATGGAGTTAAAAGTGgaattttcaaaagaaaatctgATCTGGCCTCAAGCAAATCCCACTCTCGGTCAGCTCCTTGACCAATCTGAGCCGTCTGTGATTCGATCCAAGGGTCATGGAGCACGCGTGAGGGACACCCGACCAGAAAGCAAGTGGCGCCTGGaaatccttctctctctctcagcctGCGTGGTCCCCAGCCCGTCAGCACCCAGCCTACCAGCGTGCGCCACGTCCCCAGCTCGCCAGCCCCACAACGAACCAGCGCCTGCCAAGTGTCCctgcagaagaaaaaaaaagagaaaaaaaatgggCTGTTAATTGTTTGTCCACACCCGAAAATTACACTTACAAACACCaaaaattcatattttctcCCACAACTTACacctaaatatcaattttactcttcccaatttatttcacctaaataaacattcctaatttatttttaccctatcttttcactattttcccatccaaacaaacatttattttttccaatactcttacacatactctatttatcccttctcttcccaacactaattaaattaatcattttatttattttattttgattaatttaatcctcaaattttgcctataaatatggtgttggaAGACCATTTCAAAACACATCTCTTCACCCTCCTAAACATCTCTTCACCCTCCTAAACACCTCTTCAATCCAAAACACTTCTCCATTCCACACTcttcatttttaccattttctttctaccatttttacactttgaagagcatgtcaagtatgtttatcttttgtaatttttatctagttatgagcttctaatcttttttcaagattattaagatgatgatgaagcaaaatgtaactagatagtgtttatgtttgtatgttgatttcccatttgtgctataaagttcatggatttttctatcaaaaatatgtttttttcatctttaatatcatgtattttttattgttaaagcatatttccacttagttcttcattatgcaaaactataatactctttgattaaatgtctttcattaaattgtttacatctaattcttagaatataagtgttatattttgcctaaacatagtttctttgattttgtgtagtttcattaaattgtaacacatttaatgcttagaaattatacattttataagtgaagaaaaatcctacatttttgaaaataacttgtacttaaaggaaaaatatattttggaaaatatagtgtgatttatttcaactatatatatatatatgaacttggaaatcaatatacttataaatactattgaacttgcattttgtggattctaatatcttaataatcttattttacacatcttattggaaaattattttcatactcactcatctttaatcttaagtattttagttacttgtcttttattttattttgcaaaactAAAATCCTATCAAATATTTGGAGCTAGgttagaatattattattttgtttgaaatagtttcttttgatgttagtcaactcccatgggttcgaccttgcacttacatgaacactatattccgaaacgattcgtgcacttgcgagtataaatattaaaacactcacttttgAGGACAACAAGTTTTTGTGTGATGCTTCTGATTATGCAATTGGTGCTGTTTTAGGACAAAGAATTAACAAGTTACCTCATGTAATATACTATGCTAGCAAAactttaaatgaagctcaattgaATTACACTACAACTGAAAAAGAATTGCTTGCCGTTGTGTTTGCATTAGAGAAGTTTAGGTCTTATTTGTTAGGATCTAAAATAATTGTCTATTACGATCATGCTGCATTGAAATATCTCTTGTCAAAAAAAGATGCTAAATCTCGTTTAATTCGTTGGATCTTGCTTTTACAAGAATTTGATTTAGAGATACGTGATAAAAAAGGTTCTGAAAATGTTGTAGCTGATCATTTGTCTAGAATTGTTGTTGAAACTAATCATGATTCCACCACTatcattgaaacttttcctgatgaacaactcaTGCATGTATCTTCTTTTCCTTGGTATCTTTGATATTGTCAATTATTTGGTCACCGGTGAAATTCCTTCTCATTGgtctaaacaagataaatctaaattttatctttgaagtgaaaaatttcATATGGGATGATCCttatttgtttaaatattgCCCTGATCAAATAATAAGAAGATGCATTCCAAACTGTGATCAACCTAAAATCATATCTTTTTGTCATGATCATGCATGTGGTGGACATTTTAGTGGTAAGAAAACTGCtttgaaaattttacaatgtgGATTTTATTGGCCtactatttttcatgacacttatatGTATTGCAAATCTTGTGAACGTTGTCAAAAATTAGGAAGTGTAACTAGAAGAAACATGATGCCATTAAATCCTATTCTTATTGTTGAAATATTTGATGTTTGGGGCATTGATTTTATGGGTCCATTTCCTAATTCTTTTGGTAATTTATACATTCTTGTTGGTGTtgattatgtgtctaaatgggtAGAAGCTATTGCATGTCACACTAATGACCATAAAGTTGTGCTTaagtttttgaaagaaaatattttctcaCGATTTGGTTCACCACGTGCCATCATTAGTGATAATGGTACACACTTTTGTAATAGGCCTTTTGAACATTTAATGAAACAATATGGCATTACACATAAAGTCACTACACCTTATCACCCACAAACTAGTGGTCAAGTTGAAATATCAAATAGGGAGATTAAGCACATCTTAGAGAAATCTGTCAACCCCACTAGGAAAGATTGGTCCCTAAGACTCATTGATGCATTATGGGCAATCGTACTGCATACAAAACGCCCATTGGAATGTCTCCCTATAGACTTGTTTATGGGAAGGCATGCCACTTACCCGTTGAGTTAGAACATAGAGCCTATTGGGCTATTAAGCAACTAAATTTTTCCTTAGACAAAGCGGGTGAGAAAAGAAAGCTTCAATTGAATGAGTTAGAAGAGCTTAGGCATGATGCATATGACTATTCGAAAAAGTATAAAGACCGAATGAAATTTTAccatgacaaaaatattttgagaAAAGATTTTTCTCCGGTCAAAAAGTCCTTTTATACAATTCTCGTTTGCATCTCTTTCCGGGAAAGTTACGCTCTAGGTGGGTAGGTCCATACATTATTCGCACTGTTTTTCCACATGGAGCCATTGAAATTGAAAATCCTAATAATGGTAATGTATTCAAAGttaatggacaaaaattgaaaccatttttagaattgaaaaatgtgGAAGTGGATGAAATCCTCCTTGAGGATCCAATTTACCATGATCCTTGATTGCTCTTATCAATTCTTGGTAATGTGTATTTTTCTTATGTTTTAGATTaactttttgttttgatttttgttatctttttgtTGCTCTTGACATGCTCCAAGATGAGGTATGACCATTCTAAACTCTCAACTCTTtcacttttaatttatatttgtattttgatacaTTGAGGACAATGCataaattaagtttggggtggtgAGTTCCTATGGTTATTTCTTTCATGTGCTTAAAAATGGTAGAGTattatttttcacttttaaaaaaattgttgttTGGATGCTAAagtagttatattatataatttaaaaaaaaaataaaaaaattgtgtattattatttttctagtaaaaaaaaaaaaaccaaaaaaatatatttattttctatatatatatatttatgccttaaaaaaaaacaaaaagaaaaaaaaagaaaaaaaaaaaaaaaaccctttggTGATATCCCCTTTTCCTATGATAATAACCTTGATTGAGTTTGATTTTAGCTTATACAAATATGAATctcttttaagttttatttttaattcttgggtcaattttgctaaaaaaatcaaattttgaaaaaaattatttatcttgttatgtgaaataaatattttgttacaataatttttcccaaattcacataataatttgatgaatagattttagatttataacttaaattatattttcaaagcAAGATTGACTATTGAATTAATTACatgagtttaatttttattcatattttatataagCTATTTTCAATGTGCAATTTTTGAGGACATTTTTGATatcaccaaaataaaaaaaaataaaaaaatgtgtgtttttaatttttttttttttgcttgaggactagcaaaattttaagtttggggttgtgataactctagaaattagagttatttttcacattttttttactaaaaattggtttagttcttaagtttttaattaatttagtaagtttttaattatttttgaatttattagctttattgtaattttatatgtttttgtgtgtttttataattattttattataatatgttatgtagtatttatttttaattttattttagttttctaattaattttatgtatttttaggtaTATTTGGTAGAAAAAGATTGGgattaaattgaagaaatattGGAGAAATGGAGTTAAAAGTGgaattttcaaaagaaaatgCGATGCGGCCTCAAGCAAATCCCACTCTCGGTCAGCTCCTTGACCAATCTGAGCCGTCTGTGATTCGATCCAAGGGTCATGGAGCACGCGTGAGGGACACCCGACCAGAAAGCAAGTGGCGCCTGGaaatccttctctctctctcagcctGCGTGGTCCCCAGCCCGTCAGCACCCAGCCTACCAGCGTGCGCCACGTCCCCAGCTCGCCAGCCCCACAACGAACCAGCGCCTGCCAAGTGTCCctgcagaagaaaaaaaaaagagaaaaaaagtggGCTGTTAATTGTTTGTCCACACCTGAAAATTACACTTACAAACACCaaaaattcatattttctcCCACAACTTACacctaaatatcaattttactcttcccaatttatttcacctaaataaacattcctaatttatttttaccctatcttttcactattttcccatccaaacaaacatttattttttccaatactcttacacatactctatttatcccttctcttcccaacactaattaaattaatcattttatttattttattttgattaatttaatcctcaaattttgcctataaatatggtgttggaAGACCATTTCAAAACACATCTCTTCACCCTCCTAAACATCTCTTCACCCTCCTAAACACCTCTTCCAATCCAAAACACTTCTCCATTCCACACTcttcatttttaccattttctttctaccatttttacactttgaagagcatgtcaagtatgtttatcttttgtaatttttatctagttatgagcttctaatttttttttcaagattattaagatgatgatgaagcaaaatgtaactagatagtgtttatgtttgtatgttgatttcccatttgtgctataaagttcatggatttttctatcaaaaatatgtttttttcatctttaatatcatgtattttttattgttaaagcatatttccacttagttcttcattatgcaaaactataatactctttgattaaatgtctttcattaaattgtttacatctaattcttagaatataagtgttatattttgcctaaacatagtttctttgattttgtgtagtttcattaaattgtaacacatttaatgcttagaaattatacattttataagtgaagaaaaatcctacatttttgaaaataacttgtacttaaaggaaaaatatattttggaaaatatagtgtgatttatttcaactatatatatatatatatgaacttggaaatcaatatacttataaatactattgaacttgcattttgtggattctaatatcttaataatcttattttacacatcttattggaaaattattttcatactcactcatctttaatcttaagtattttagttacttgtcttttattttattttgcaaaactAAAATCCTATCAAATATTTGGAGCTAGgttagaatattattattttgtttgaaatagtttcttttgatgttagtcaactcccatgggttcgaccttgcacttacatgaacactatattccgaaacgattcgtgcacttgcgagtataaatattaaaacactcacttttgAGGACAACAAGTTTTTGTGTGATGCTTCTGATTATGCAATTGGT is a genomic window of Cannabis sativa cultivar Pink pepper isolate KNU-18-1 chromosome 9, ASM2916894v1, whole genome shotgun sequence containing:
- the LOC133031253 gene encoding uncharacterized protein LOC133031253; the protein is MMPLNPILIVEIFDVWGIDFMGPFPNSFGNLYILVGVDYVSKWVEAIACHTNDHKVVLKFLKENIFSRFGSPRAIISDNGTHFCNRPFEHLMKQYGITHKVTTPYHPQTSGQVEISNREIKHILEKSVNPTRKDWSLRLIDALWAIVLHTKRPLECLPIDLFMGRHATYPLRQRINKLPHVIYYASKTLNEAQLNYTTTEKELLAVVFALEKFRSYLLGSKIIVYSDHAALKYLLSKKDAKSRLIRWILLLQEFDLEIRDKKGSENVVADHLSRIVVETNHDSTTIIETFPDEQLMHVSSFPWYADIVNYLVTGEIPSHWSKQDKSKFYL